The following coding sequences lie in one Cucurbita pepo subsp. pepo cultivar mu-cu-16 chromosome LG13, ASM280686v2, whole genome shotgun sequence genomic window:
- the LOC111808949 gene encoding uncharacterized protein LOC111808949, with protein sequence MALITSPPPQALTLGSQPFRTFAYTSIPKRPSYLFQQKKLRKTSYTLATNVKPRFVLSCLKDGSGCSLDSCSKSPSEMVRKLYECINEKKLKELSSYMSEDCLIEDSLFDEPFIGKEAALKFFEELTQSMGRDVKFRFRNVYESGTSRAGATWHLVWKNTKIPFTKGCTFIDINNEQRTIQKAQIIIEPQVKAGHLILGMMKLVTSLLAQYPAIHKWVMKLSHQRWVRWLAKICVVLYKFFLHSLLRSYLTFIHCGSLMFVFTLKLLRWVIGFFN encoded by the exons ATGGCCCTTATTACGAGCCCTCCTCCTCAAGCTCTCACCTTGGGCTCCCAACCATTTAGAACATTTGCATATACATCCATCCCTAAGAGACCCTCATATTTGTTTCAACAAAAGAAGCTTAGGAAAACAAGCTACACATTAGCCACCAACGTTAAGCCCCGTTTCGTGTTGTCGTGCTTAAAGGACGGCTCGGGTTGTAGCTTAGATTCATGTTCAAAGTCTCCATCAGAAATGGTTAGGAAATTGTACGAGTGCATCAATGAAAAGAAGTTGAAGGAATTGAGTAGTTACATGTCAGAAGATTGCCTTATTGAGGACTCCTTGTTTGATGAACCATTTATAGGGAAGGAG GCTGCTCTCAAGTTCTTTGAAGAACTAACTCAAAGTATGGGTCGGGATGTGAAGTTTAGGTTTCGTAACGTCTATGAAAGTGGCACGTCTCGGGCTGGAGCAACTTGGCATCTAG TATGGAAGAACACAAAGATCCCCTTCACCAAAGGTTGCACCTTCATAGACATCAACAACGAACAAAGAACCATACA GAAGGCACAAATCATAATAGAACCACAAGTAAAAGCGGGGCATCTCATCTTG GGTATGATGAAGCTGGTAACCTCCTTGCTTGCTCAGTATCCAGCAATTCATAAAT GGGTGATGAAACTTTCCCACCAGCGTTGGGTAAGGTGGCTGGCCAAGATCTGCGTAGTCCTCTACAAGTTCTTCTTGCACAGCCTCTTGAGGAGCTATCTAACCTTTATACATTGTGGCTCTCTAATGTTTGTTTTTACACTCAAATTGCTACGTTGGGTTATAGGCttcttcaattaa